One Paenibacillus sp. FSL H7-0737 DNA segment encodes these proteins:
- a CDS encoding carbohydrate ABC transporter substrate-binding protein: MQSSQVKHEFANKILNLAVFEGGQGKDYWLAVKQRFESDYPGVTINLTSSPKIMEILKPQIAVGNPPDIIYISQSETTGMIEEMLRDKLLLDLTDVFEGNALDNQEPLNNKMLDGILDYANPLGDGKIYAAPFYTSPMGLIYNKTLFEKKGWKLPETWDEFLKLGELAKKDGRSLFTYQGLFPGYLESIFWPSVASVGGMEDVWKAENYEKDAFRSDSVRQIAEVLSAIAQKGYVMPGTVKLSHTQAQAAFLQGKALFIPCGIWIENEMKGTPREEGFEFGFLAPPVFNKGDQRYVMSYLDSLFIPAKAKNIELAKEFLRYQYNDDIVQLNAEKSKGIVTVKNGLEIVKPYTSPIFYDSVQISQKDVAPIVFQWKQASQLVIKDVEAIWNPITGLMSNTLTVKQWQDEVEKITKSVRELSSSKE, encoded by the coding sequence ATGCAATCCTCTCAAGTGAAACATGAGTTTGCGAACAAAATTCTGAACTTAGCAGTATTTGAGGGAGGGCAAGGAAAGGATTATTGGCTCGCGGTGAAACAACGATTTGAATCAGATTATCCAGGGGTAACTATTAATTTGACTTCAAGCCCCAAGATCATGGAAATACTTAAACCGCAAATCGCAGTTGGTAATCCACCCGATATCATTTATATCTCACAGAGTGAGACGACAGGTATGATTGAAGAAATGTTAAGAGATAAATTATTACTCGATTTGACGGATGTATTTGAAGGGAATGCTCTCGATAATCAAGAACCTCTTAACAATAAAATGCTGGATGGTATTTTAGATTATGCTAATCCCTTAGGGGATGGAAAAATTTATGCTGCACCGTTCTATACCTCACCAATGGGGCTAATCTATAACAAGACTCTTTTTGAGAAAAAAGGCTGGAAGCTCCCAGAGACATGGGATGAATTCTTGAAGTTAGGTGAGCTCGCTAAGAAGGATGGAAGATCACTATTTACCTACCAAGGTTTGTTTCCGGGTTATTTAGAGTCTATTTTCTGGCCGTCAGTGGCATCTGTAGGGGGGATGGAAGACGTCTGGAAGGCGGAAAATTATGAGAAGGATGCATTTAGGTCCGATTCCGTCAGACAAATAGCTGAGGTGTTGAGTGCTATAGCACAAAAAGGTTATGTCATGCCAGGAACCGTTAAGTTAAGCCATACACAAGCACAGGCTGCTTTTCTACAAGGTAAGGCATTGTTCATTCCCTGCGGAATATGGATAGAGAATGAAATGAAAGGCACTCCACGCGAAGAAGGATTCGAATTTGGTTTTCTCGCACCACCTGTGTTTAATAAGGGGGATCAGAGGTATGTCATGTCCTATTTGGATAGCCTGTTTATTCCCGCCAAGGCGAAGAATATTGAACTTGCCAAGGAGTTCCTGCGTTATCAATACAATGATGATATCGTTCAATTAAACGCGGAGAAATCCAAAGGTATAGTCACGGTTAAAAATGGTCTGGAAATCGTAAAGCCATACACTTCTCCAATATTCTATGATTCCGTTCAAATATCTCAAAAAGATGTAGCACCGATTGTTTTTCAATGGAAACAAGCATCGCAGCTAGTCATCAAAGACGTAGAGGCAATATGGAACCCCATAACTGGCCTAATGAGCAATACGCTGACTGTTAAACAGTGGCAAGATGAGGTTGAGAAAATAACCAAGAGTGTGCGGGAATTAAGTTCTTCTAAAGAATAA
- a CDS encoding response regulator transcription factor, with protein sequence MRILIVDDEKIVRIALSTLIKWDEYGFKLMGAVADGYKALEVIETESIDIVIMDLVMPNMDGLELIRTLNERKFTGKFVVLSNYDDYAYVREAMKLGAEDYMLKLTLKPDELIVLLTKISEQLLTERELKEQDIHMKIKLNETQLQQRNSIWRELLLDQEQDMVYLLQETQKYGIPFDRLAGNLIMLRIDDYVEALSNGKINNKRLLSFSIANIVKETVSDRFAFDFIEMESNQYIVIVYEQSGYSDEPSWLLLMNNLVQMLKLYLNLSVSITLSDAFVGLKQLREQYTLCLRASTNNFYTGPASVLVAGHSKLTQSLHSINYVEWLDQVKAAVEVGNTKLVLENISILFNEAKQIKWDPSALKFHLLGLLSDLDNLILKWNTQVLTSTEQNRVGATTLLESFESDISQAESMEGLSLSIEQAMQEAINLLYQVKSNIYRKEVLRITEILQENVENKITLDRLAQEVNMNVNYLCRVFKQDTGRSIVQYMNELKINKAIELLKLPGTRIKEVASQVGIDDPFYFNRVFKKIVGLSPSDFRKKLLATK encoded by the coding sequence ATGCGGATACTAATTGTGGATGATGAGAAAATAGTGAGGATTGCACTTAGTACACTAATTAAATGGGATGAATATGGTTTTAAATTAATGGGTGCTGTTGCAGATGGATACAAAGCTCTTGAGGTCATAGAGACAGAATCGATCGATATCGTGATTATGGATCTAGTGATGCCTAACATGGATGGACTTGAATTAATCCGAACGCTCAACGAACGCAAATTCACTGGGAAGTTTGTGGTGCTTAGTAATTATGATGATTATGCTTACGTGCGGGAAGCCATGAAACTTGGAGCAGAAGATTATATGTTGAAGCTGACGCTTAAGCCAGATGAGCTGATTGTCTTGCTGACGAAGATCTCGGAGCAATTATTAACGGAACGAGAGCTTAAAGAACAGGACATTCATATGAAAATTAAGCTTAATGAAACGCAGCTTCAGCAACGGAACAGCATATGGAGAGAGCTTCTTTTAGATCAGGAGCAGGACATGGTTTATTTGTTACAAGAAACACAGAAGTACGGGATACCCTTCGATAGACTTGCTGGTAATCTTATTATGTTAAGAATCGATGATTATGTGGAGGCGCTAAGTAACGGCAAAATTAATAACAAGAGGCTACTTAGCTTTTCTATAGCGAATATTGTGAAAGAAACCGTGTCTGATCGCTTTGCATTTGATTTCATAGAGATGGAGAGTAATCAGTATATTGTTATAGTTTATGAACAGAGCGGTTATTCTGACGAACCCAGTTGGTTACTGTTGATGAATAACTTAGTGCAGATGCTTAAGCTGTATTTGAATTTAAGTGTCAGCATTACATTAAGTGATGCATTCGTAGGTTTGAAGCAGTTGAGAGAACAATACACTTTGTGTCTGCGAGCATCTACAAACAACTTTTATACGGGGCCTGCATCTGTCTTGGTTGCTGGGCATTCAAAGTTAACCCAGTCACTACACTCCATTAATTATGTGGAATGGTTGGATCAAGTCAAAGCAGCAGTTGAAGTAGGGAACACAAAGCTAGTATTGGAGAATATAAGCATATTATTTAATGAGGCAAAACAAATCAAATGGGACCCTTCAGCCTTAAAATTTCACCTTTTGGGATTATTATCTGACCTAGACAACTTGATCTTAAAATGGAACACACAAGTACTAACGTCCACTGAACAAAATAGGGTAGGGGCAACAACGCTCTTAGAGAGTTTTGAGAGTGATATTTCACAAGCTGAGTCTATGGAAGGGCTTAGTCTATCTATTGAACAAGCGATGCAGGAAGCCATCAATCTATTGTATCAAGTTAAAAGTAATATTTATCGCAAAGAAGTACTTCGAATCACGGAGATTTTGCAGGAGAATGTTGAGAATAAAATAACGCTTGACCGTCTCGCTCAAGAAGTAAATATGAATGTTAATTACTTATGCCGTGTATTTAAGCAAGATACGGGTAGAAGCATTGTTCAATATATGAATGAACTAAAAATCAATAAAGCGATTGAATTGTTAAAGCTTCCGGGTACGAGGATTAAAGAGGTGGCTTCACAAGTGGGGATAGATGATCCGTTTTATTTTAATCGAGTATTTAAGAAGATCGTGGGGCTTAGTCCTTCAGATTTCCGAAAGAAATTACTCGCAACTAAATAA
- a CDS encoding cache domain-containing sensor histidine kinase, whose product MIKLLRKSKVQRRLMISFLLLAIIPLCTFGFLAYHKSNEAITSKTTTFVNDILRLLGSKIGTEVAKYETFADQIMLNGDIQQALLRYNRLSDLDISNIHKKFEDTVLSDKFWLFATIKTLQILTNNGQVLYDYGYEEFTTEDKQRIFAQAKQNKSADIWTTAHTTAGDNILSLSRRIPLSYGSGETVGFVIMGIDEELFSQILFGSINMGQGSEQIIMNDAGEILTSNNHLFQSDQDLEANRTLNHLINSRMETGTVTLRAEPYFFLNTHNEVLHWNVISLIPQAYLNMGSVEIRNEMFFIAVICVVVSSLFATFISVSISTPLKKLVSGMNQVMRGNLKVEINDNHPDEIGYLSGKFEAMIEEIKLLIDRVEQEQAQKRGIELQMLQAQINPHFLFNTLSSLKWTAMLSQADSVSNGLGALAELLRSTIVQKNERITLGEELRNIKNYVVIQQIRYGMSLQVDVQIPEQLLDTQVLKFLLQPIVENSIIHGLSGENMEPRITMTAELNGEVLKIKLSDNGKGMSAEKLQEILQLKDNHSENRLANIGIGNVRERIKLHYGDPYGLEIWSKPDQGTDVIITIPYISTLQEDSADADTNCG is encoded by the coding sequence ATGATTAAATTACTACGAAAGTCAAAAGTTCAGCGACGCTTAATGATTTCATTTCTGCTGCTTGCTATTATCCCACTGTGTACCTTCGGCTTTCTAGCTTACCATAAATCGAATGAAGCAATCACCTCTAAGACAACTACCTTTGTAAATGATATATTACGCCTCTTAGGAAGCAAGATCGGAACAGAAGTGGCCAAATATGAGACTTTTGCCGATCAAATTATGTTGAATGGAGATATTCAGCAAGCACTGCTCCGCTACAATAGATTGAGTGATCTTGATATTAGTAACATACATAAGAAGTTTGAAGACACTGTGTTAAGCGATAAATTTTGGCTGTTTGCTACAATCAAAACACTACAGATTCTAACTAATAATGGACAAGTTCTGTACGATTATGGATACGAAGAATTTACTACAGAGGATAAACAGCGAATATTTGCTCAGGCCAAACAGAATAAAAGTGCAGATATCTGGACCACAGCCCATACGACAGCTGGTGATAATATCCTTTCATTGTCTAGGAGGATTCCACTTTCATATGGATCGGGTGAAACTGTAGGGTTCGTCATTATGGGGATTGATGAGGAATTATTCTCACAGATTTTGTTTGGAAGCATTAATATGGGACAGGGTAGTGAACAAATCATTATGAATGATGCAGGAGAAATATTGACGAGCAACAACCACTTGTTTCAGTCTGATCAAGATTTGGAAGCTAATCGTACTTTAAATCATTTGATTAATTCCCGTATGGAGACGGGGACAGTAACGCTGCGGGCAGAACCCTACTTTTTCTTAAATACACATAATGAGGTACTTCATTGGAATGTAATTAGTTTAATTCCGCAAGCCTACTTGAATATGGGATCTGTAGAAATTAGAAATGAAATGTTCTTCATTGCCGTCATATGTGTAGTTGTTTCATCCTTATTTGCAACCTTCATCTCTGTTAGTATCTCCACCCCCCTTAAGAAGTTAGTGAGTGGAATGAACCAGGTCATGCGAGGTAATTTAAAGGTAGAAATAAACGACAATCATCCAGATGAAATCGGATACCTTTCAGGGAAATTTGAAGCCATGATCGAGGAAATCAAACTATTGATTGACCGTGTGGAGCAAGAACAGGCACAGAAGAGGGGTATTGAGCTACAAATGTTGCAGGCACAAATTAATCCGCATTTTCTATTTAATACATTGAGTTCGTTAAAATGGACGGCGATGCTAAGTCAGGCGGATAGTGTAAGCAATGGTTTAGGTGCACTGGCTGAATTACTTCGAAGTACAATTGTTCAGAAGAATGAACGGATAACGCTTGGGGAAGAGCTTCGGAACATCAAGAACTATGTAGTTATTCAACAAATTAGATACGGGATGTCATTACAGGTTGATGTGCAAATTCCTGAACAGTTATTAGATACTCAAGTGTTGAAATTTTTGCTTCAGCCCATTGTAGAGAATTCGATTATTCATGGACTAAGCGGCGAGAATATGGAACCTAGAATTACAATGACTGCTGAATTGAACGGAGAGGTGTTAAAGATTAAGTTAAGCGACAATGGGAAAGGGATGAGTGCTGAGAAGTTACAGGAGATATTGCAACTTAAAGATAATCATTCAGAGAATCGATTAGCAAATATCGGTATTGGAAATGTACGGGAGAGAATCAAATTACATTATGGAGACCCCTATGGATTAGAGATTTGGAGTAAGCCTGATCAAGGCACGGATGTTATCATCACGATACCTTATATTTCTACACTTCAGGAGGACTCAGCTGATGCGGATACTAATTGTGGATGA
- a CDS encoding lipase family protein: MGTKKDQEQRAIFLAAICGQTYAQFSNKDGSFVVPLDYQIVDTIEARSISEVWERFGFILESPQEIIVAFRGTSSTTDWMSNVMASQERFNYIKEDTLTHRGFTNIYSSARDGIISTLAKLSPDKTLYITGHSLGGALATLCAIDLAANTSHISPILYTYGSPRVGDPNFVNAFKQYVRKSYRYANLFDVVTYAPPHVYRLPKRETKYYYSHVHTFLSLSFQNGSASGNHMISYYFTELSKLQPQYSEELCLTNPGFCPVVNNPIISASIPPTAPHAETTY, encoded by the coding sequence ATGGGTACCAAAAAAGATCAAGAGCAAAGAGCTATCTTTCTAGCTGCTATCTGCGGACAGACCTATGCGCAGTTCTCAAATAAAGATGGTTCGTTCGTCGTTCCATTAGATTATCAGATCGTGGATACGATTGAAGCAAGATCCATCAGCGAGGTGTGGGAACGCTTTGGATTTATTTTGGAATCTCCACAAGAGATTATCGTTGCTTTCCGAGGAACCAGCTCCACAACCGATTGGATGTCAAACGTTATGGCCTCACAAGAGAGATTCAATTACATTAAAGAAGATACCCTTACCCACCGCGGTTTCACGAATATCTACTCATCAGCGCGCGATGGGATTATCTCTACACTCGCTAAGTTATCTCCCGATAAGACCTTATACATTACTGGTCACAGTCTTGGCGGAGCACTCGCCACTTTATGTGCTATTGATCTTGCGGCCAACACCTCGCACATCTCACCTATTCTGTACACCTATGGTTCACCACGTGTAGGCGATCCGAACTTCGTTAATGCTTTTAAACAATATGTCCGCAAGAGCTACCGTTATGCCAATCTCTTTGATGTTGTTACCTACGCGCCTCCACATGTATACAGGCTACCTAAACGGGAAACGAAGTACTATTACAGTCATGTCCACACTTTTTTATCACTGTCATTTCAGAATGGATCGGCAAGTGGTAATCATATGATCAGCTACTATTTCACAGAGCTATCCAAGCTTCAACCGCAATACTCCGAGGAACTTTGTCTAACGAACCCAGGATTCTGTCCAGTTGTAAATAACCCCATCATAAGCGCATCAATTCCACCAACTGCACCTCATGCGGAGACAACTTACTAA
- a CDS encoding GH39 family glycosyl hydrolase, whose product MQSYTYENIEMDDHLPVHMFLHSTHQVPNHWHDSIEILFVLKGKLELFTKDRFRELNEEDLFLINANEIHAIKAEENNLVLALQIPVSYLLLIEPQIERMLFDCNSAAASYEEQSKFDELRTLLAEMMLLHNKRPQGYHLRIQSCLLNLTYLLMQGFREQDQSPEKHDDKHRERLLRITSYVKENYNRAINIQQLALQEYLTVPYLSRFFKEYMGTSFTKYVNAVRLDKAVKDLTLTNLSITQIAHDHGFPNLKSFNAVFKEFYRQTPGEYRKTVFDGRSSFQKSSVAQFNYFDMNPTQAFESLFKYLPNKNLSATSNLPVALHIHKQTHEISVKSNQSKELAHTWKKLMTVGKAKEVLFAEVQRHIKQMQQEIGFQYIRFHGIFDDEMMIYGENERGEVSLNFAYSDSLFDFLLCSGLKPFLELSFLPRQLAGEGATSVFYKKSLVGSPKDLRKWNQMIHQFITHYIHRYGIHEVRQWYFEVWNEPEIHIFWPDTYEAYCELFISTFQTIKSIDSELRVGGPGVLSLTLMQSVWLTRFMNDVCRRGVKPDFISFHSYPYDESLRSTQVIQVDYEENPDVLFQKIELSADTEYLSRVINKLKKTVSEAMGSDVPELHMTEWNATGSHRDLVNDTCFKAAYIVKNVLENMDGLHSFGYWTATDLLEEFKMSSETFHGGLGLMTYNGIPKPSFYAFKLLAKLGRQFIHQGEGYYITSSDMGLQVMMYAYAHIDSLYQKGDASLINRMNRYDVFEEGGDIELTLELTDIQPGSYTIKRHTINRQNGSVFDLWVRMGAPHPIDADTLNYLKQASCPQLTFEQVEITSTYSLISKLSPHEVQLVELMRL is encoded by the coding sequence TTGCAAAGCTACACCTACGAAAATATTGAGATGGACGATCATCTTCCGGTCCACATGTTTTTGCACAGTACCCATCAGGTCCCGAATCATTGGCATGATAGCATTGAAATATTATTCGTACTCAAGGGGAAACTTGAACTTTTCACAAAGGACAGATTTAGAGAGTTAAATGAAGAAGATTTGTTCTTGATTAATGCTAATGAAATTCATGCGATTAAAGCTGAAGAGAATAATTTGGTGCTAGCGCTGCAAATTCCAGTTTCTTATTTACTTCTGATTGAACCTCAAATCGAAAGAATGTTATTCGATTGTAATTCTGCGGCTGCTAGCTATGAAGAACAATCTAAGTTTGATGAACTTCGTACATTGCTGGCTGAGATGATGCTGCTCCACAATAAGCGCCCACAAGGGTATCATCTACGCATACAGTCCTGTCTTCTTAATTTAACTTATTTACTCATGCAAGGGTTTCGTGAACAAGACCAAAGTCCTGAGAAACATGATGATAAGCATCGTGAACGGCTATTGCGAATTACCTCTTATGTCAAAGAGAACTACAATCGGGCAATTAACATCCAGCAGTTGGCTCTTCAGGAGTATTTGACCGTTCCGTATTTGTCGCGTTTTTTCAAAGAGTATATGGGTACTTCCTTTACCAAATATGTGAATGCGGTGCGTTTGGATAAAGCTGTAAAAGATTTGACGCTTACCAATCTATCTATTACACAGATCGCTCATGATCATGGGTTTCCCAACCTGAAATCCTTTAATGCGGTGTTTAAAGAGTTCTATCGACAGACGCCTGGAGAATACCGGAAGACCGTCTTTGACGGACGCAGTTCATTTCAGAAAAGCAGTGTGGCCCAGTTTAACTACTTTGACATGAATCCCACACAGGCGTTTGAGTCGCTTTTCAAATATCTGCCTAACAAGAATTTATCAGCTACTTCCAATCTACCAGTTGCCCTTCATATACATAAGCAGACCCATGAGATTTCGGTAAAGTCTAACCAAAGCAAGGAGCTTGCGCATACTTGGAAGAAGCTCATGACGGTGGGAAAGGCCAAAGAGGTATTGTTTGCAGAGGTACAAAGACATATCAAGCAAATGCAACAGGAGATTGGGTTTCAGTATATACGGTTTCACGGTATTTTTGATGATGAGATGATGATTTATGGCGAGAATGAGCGGGGAGAAGTGAGCTTAAACTTTGCTTATAGCGATTCATTATTTGATTTTTTACTGTGCTCCGGATTGAAACCGTTTTTAGAGCTTTCTTTTTTACCACGCCAGCTTGCGGGAGAGGGAGCTACTTCTGTTTTTTATAAAAAGAGCTTGGTGGGTAGTCCTAAGGACCTCCGTAAGTGGAATCAGATGATTCATCAGTTTATTACACATTACATTCATAGATATGGCATTCATGAAGTGAGGCAGTGGTATTTCGAGGTGTGGAACGAACCGGAAATCCATATTTTTTGGCCAGATACTTATGAAGCTTACTGTGAACTGTTCATTTCAACATTTCAAACCATCAAATCCATAGATTCTGAGCTACGTGTGGGGGGGCCAGGTGTTTTATCTCTTACGTTAATGCAGTCAGTTTGGCTGACAAGGTTTATGAATGATGTGTGCAGACGAGGCGTAAAGCCTGATTTTATATCCTTTCACAGTTATCCGTATGATGAATCGTTAAGATCAACTCAAGTGATTCAGGTGGATTATGAAGAGAATCCGGATGTGTTGTTTCAGAAAATAGAGCTTTCAGCGGATACAGAATATTTATCGCGAGTCATTAATAAATTGAAGAAAACCGTATCGGAAGCTATGGGAAGTGATGTTCCTGAACTGCATATGACAGAATGGAATGCCACAGGCTCACACCGTGATTTAGTGAATGATACATGCTTTAAGGCAGCCTATATCGTGAAAAATGTACTGGAAAATATGGATGGTCTCCATAGTTTTGGTTATTGGACGGCTACGGATTTGCTAGAGGAGTTCAAAATGTCGTCAGAAACGTTTCATGGAGGTTTGGGGCTGATGACATATAACGGGATACCAAAGCCATCCTTCTACGCGTTTAAACTGCTTGCAAAGTTAGGCCGCCAATTCATTCATCAAGGGGAAGGATATTACATTACTAGTAGTGATATGGGGCTGCAGGTGATGATGTATGCTTACGCGCATATCGATTCATTGTACCAAAAAGGTGATGCCTCACTCATTAATCGCATGAATAGATACGATGTGTTCGAAGAAGGTGGAGACATAGAGTTGACGTTGGAGCTTACAGATATTCAGCCAGGCTCGTATACGATCAAAAGACATACAATTAACAGACAAAATGGAAGCGTTTTCGACCTGTGGGTACGAATGGGGGCGCCTCATCCTATAGATGCTGACACCCTTAATTATTTGAAGCAAGCGAGCTGCCCGCAACTGACCTTTGAACAAGTCGAAATAACGAGCACCTATTCGTTAATTAGTAAGTTGTCTCCGCATGAGGTGCAGTTGGTGGAATTGATGCGCTTATGA
- a CDS encoding glycoside hydrolase family 3 protein gives MIDLKAKPFHLDDEGIKWVEQTLASLDLVGKVGQLFCPIGFTEDKTQLALLTQGIKIGGIMFRPGPGEMVQETHRYLQDTSDIPLLIAANLEAGGNGSAAEGTFFGKQLQVAATDNTEMARKLGIIAAREGGAVGCNWAFAPILDIDYNFRNPITNVRTFGSDPQRVARMSKAYTEAIQEHGMAVSIKHFPGDGVDERDQHLLTSINSLSVEEWDATFGKVYADCIEAGAHTVMVGHIAHPAYSRELRPGITDLEIMPATLAPELLNDLLRNKLGFNGLITTDATPMAGFTMAMKRELAVPTSIAAGCDMFLFNKSLEEDFAYMMKGIETGILTEERVNEAVTRILAVKAALGLHKKKQQGMLVPEKEALSVLACEEHVRWAQECADESVTLVKDTQEMLPISPESHKRLLVFTLGGEEGLFGGADIAPYFISKLKEEGFEVTLFNKSEVDFSAMFGGVNALTDHYDAAVYISNLETHSNQTVVRINWAPPFGADMPWFIQEMPTMFISVANPYHLIDVPRIPTFINAYSPSNYVVDALIEKLVGRSFFKGINPVDSFCGYWDTQL, from the coding sequence ATGATAGATTTGAAAGCTAAACCGTTTCATCTAGATGATGAGGGGATTAAATGGGTAGAACAAACCTTAGCCTCTCTGGATTTGGTGGGCAAGGTCGGGCAGTTATTTTGCCCGATCGGGTTCACCGAGGATAAGACGCAGCTGGCACTTTTGACACAAGGGATTAAGATTGGCGGGATTATGTTCCGTCCCGGTCCAGGAGAGATGGTGCAAGAAACACATCGCTACTTGCAGGATACATCGGATATTCCGCTTCTAATTGCAGCTAATCTTGAAGCAGGAGGTAATGGTTCTGCGGCAGAGGGTACTTTCTTCGGCAAGCAGCTGCAAGTGGCGGCGACGGATAACACCGAAATGGCTCGTAAACTTGGTATCATTGCCGCGCGGGAGGGTGGTGCTGTAGGCTGTAACTGGGCTTTCGCACCCATTCTCGATATCGACTATAATTTCCGTAACCCGATAACCAACGTTAGAACATTTGGTTCTGATCCGCAGAGAGTGGCTCGCATGAGCAAGGCTTATACCGAAGCGATTCAAGAGCATGGCATGGCGGTATCTATTAAACACTTCCCTGGAGATGGCGTTGACGAAAGGGACCAGCATTTGTTGACCTCTATTAACTCACTTTCAGTGGAAGAGTGGGATGCTACCTTTGGAAAGGTATATGCGGATTGTATAGAAGCTGGCGCGCATACGGTTATGGTAGGGCATATCGCTCATCCCGCCTATTCTAGAGAATTACGTCCGGGGATTACAGATTTGGAGATTATGCCTGCAACGTTAGCTCCTGAGCTTTTAAATGATTTATTGCGTAACAAGCTCGGCTTTAATGGATTAATTACTACAGATGCTACGCCAATGGCGGGATTCACGATGGCAATGAAGCGGGAGCTAGCGGTTCCGACATCCATAGCTGCAGGTTGTGATATGTTTCTCTTTAACAAGAGTTTAGAAGAAGACTTTGCCTATATGATGAAAGGAATTGAGACCGGCATTCTGACGGAGGAACGCGTGAACGAAGCAGTGACTCGTATTCTTGCAGTGAAAGCTGCGCTGGGACTTCATAAGAAGAAACAACAAGGCATGCTCGTTCCAGAAAAAGAAGCCCTTTCCGTCCTTGCTTGCGAAGAGCATGTGCGTTGGGCTCAGGAATGTGCAGATGAGTCAGTTACATTAGTGAAGGATACACAGGAGATGCTCCCCATTAGTCCTGAGAGTCACAAACGTCTACTGGTATTCACACTAGGAGGCGAGGAAGGATTATTCGGAGGGGCAGATATTGCACCGTACTTCATTTCCAAGCTAAAAGAGGAAGGATTCGAGGTAACGCTCTTTAATAAGAGTGAAGTTGATTTCAGTGCCATGTTCGGAGGTGTAAATGCGTTAACGGATCACTATGATGCTGCGGTCTATATCTCAAATCTGGAGACCCATAGTAATCAAACCGTTGTACGGATTAATTGGGCACCTCCATTTGGGGCAGACATGCCATGGTTTATTCAAGAAATGCCAACGATGTTCATTTCTGTAGCGAATCCTTATCATTTGATCGACGTCCCGCGTATACCAACGTTCATTAATGCCTATTCACCAAGTAATTATGTGGTAGATGCACTGATTGAGAAGCTTGTGGGACGTTCCTTCTTTAAAGGAATTAATCCTGTGGATTCGTTTTGTGGCTATTGGGATACACAACTATAA